The following proteins come from a genomic window of Pseudomonas putida:
- a CDS encoding Spy/CpxP family protein refolding chaperone: MRKTLIALMFAAALPTVAMAMPEGGPRHDGPHHRGDAPFAQLDLSRDQRQQIGKLMGEQMKNRRDITERYLAKLPAADQKAMKDELKASHDKTDSQVRALLKPEQQKKFDELQKAREARKAEWKEFQAWKAEKAGKAQ; the protein is encoded by the coding sequence ATGCGCAAGACCTTGATCGCCCTGATGTTCGCCGCTGCCCTGCCGACCGTGGCCATGGCCATGCCAGAAGGCGGCCCGCGTCACGACGGCCCGCATCATCGCGGTGACGCGCCTTTCGCCCAGTTAGACCTGAGCCGCGACCAGCGCCAGCAGATTGGCAAGCTGATGGGCGAGCAGATGAAAAACCGCCGCGACATTACCGAACGCTACCTGGCCAAACTGCCGGCAGCGGACCAGAAGGCCATGAAGGACGAACTCAAGGCCAGCCACGACAAGACCGACAGCCAGGTCCGCGCCCTGCTCAAGCCAGAGCAGCAGAAGAAGTTCGACGAACTGCAAAAAGCGCGTGAAGCACGCAAGGCTGAATGGAAGGAATTCCAGGCCTGGAAAGCTGAAAAAGCCGG